Proteins co-encoded in one Candidatus Thiodictyon syntrophicum genomic window:
- a CDS encoding arginine/lysine/ornithine decarboxylase, which yields MRFRFPVVIVDEDFRSENASGTGVRVLAKAIEEEGIEALGVTSFGDVASFAQQQSRASAFILSIDDEQFSSPEEAEKAVAQLRAFVEEIRFRNTDIPIFLYGETRTSRHIPNDVLRELHGFIHMFEDTPEFVARYIAREARNYLDSLAPPFFRALIHYAADSSYSWHCPGHSGGVAFLKSPVGQMFHQFFGENLLRADVCNAVEELGQLLDHTGPVVAAERNAARIFHADHLFFVTNGTSTSNKIVWQSSVAPGDVVVVDRNCHKSILHAITITGAIPVFLMPTRNHYGIIGPIPLSEFSWENIERKIAANPFAETGARPRILTITQSTYDGVLYNVETIKEMLDGHIGRLHFDEAWLPHAPFHDFYRNYHAIGEGRAPCADSMIFSTQSTHKMLAGLSQASQILVQESDSRKLDRDVFNEAFLMHMSTSPQYAIIASCDVAAAMMEPPGGPALVEESILEALDFRRAMRKVDAELEESWWFKVWGPDELAEEGIGEREDWVLRADERWHGFGELAPGFNMLDPIKATVITPGVDVDGDVADWGIPAAIVTRYLVEHGIIVEKTGLYSFFIMFTIGITKGRWNTMVTELQQFKDDYDHNRPLWRIMPDFVARQPRYERIGLKDLCDQIHAVYQEHDIPRLTTEMYLSEMAPAMRPADAFARMAHREIDRVEIDHLEGRITAILLTPYPPGIPLLIPGERFNATIVRYLKFARAFNDKFPGFETDIHGLVKEGLNGHVRYYVDCVR from the coding sequence ATGCGCTTTCGTTTCCCCGTGGTCATCGTCGACGAGGACTTCCGCTCCGAGAACGCCAGCGGCACCGGCGTGCGGGTGCTCGCCAAGGCGATCGAGGAGGAGGGCATCGAGGCCCTGGGCGTCACCAGCTTCGGCGACGTCGCCTCCTTCGCCCAGCAGCAGTCCCGCGCCTCGGCCTTTATCCTGTCGATCGACGACGAGCAGTTCTCCTCCCCGGAGGAAGCGGAGAAGGCGGTCGCCCAGTTGCGCGCCTTCGTGGAGGAGATCCGCTTCCGCAACACCGACATCCCGATCTTCCTCTACGGCGAGACCCGCACCTCGCGGCACATCCCCAACGATGTCCTGCGCGAACTGCACGGCTTCATCCACATGTTCGAGGACACCCCGGAGTTCGTCGCCCGCTACATCGCGCGCGAGGCGCGCAACTACCTGGACTCGCTGGCCCCGCCCTTCTTCCGCGCCCTGATCCACTACGCGGCGGACAGTTCCTACTCCTGGCACTGCCCGGGGCATTCCGGCGGTGTCGCCTTCCTCAAGAGCCCGGTAGGCCAGATGTTCCACCAGTTCTTCGGCGAGAACCTGCTGCGCGCCGACGTCTGCAACGCGGTGGAGGAGCTTGGACAACTGCTCGACCACACGGGGCCGGTGGTGGCGGCGGAGCGCAACGCCGCGCGCATCTTCCATGCCGACCACCTGTTCTTCGTCACCAACGGAACCTCGACCTCGAACAAGATCGTCTGGCAGTCCAGCGTCGCCCCCGGGGATGTGGTCGTGGTGGACCGCAACTGCCACAAGTCCATCCTGCACGCCATCACCATCACCGGGGCCATCCCGGTCTTTCTGATGCCCACCCGCAATCACTACGGGATTATCGGGCCTATCCCGCTCTCCGAATTCAGTTGGGAGAACATCGAGCGCAAGATCGCCGCCAACCCCTTCGCCGAAACCGGCGCCCGCCCGCGTATCCTGACCATCACCCAGAGCACCTATGACGGCGTGCTCTATAACGTCGAGACCATCAAGGAGATGCTCGACGGGCACATCGGCCGGCTCCATTTCGACGAGGCCTGGCTGCCCCACGCCCCCTTCCACGACTTCTACCGCAACTATCACGCCATCGGCGAGGGCCGCGCCCCCTGCGCCGATTCCATGATCTTCTCCACCCAGTCCACCCATAAGATGCTGGCGGGGCTCTCGCAGGCATCGCAAATCCTGGTCCAGGAGAGCGACAGCCGCAAACTCGACCGCGACGTGTTCAACGAGGCCTTCCTCATGCACATGTCCACCAGCCCCCAATACGCCATCATCGCCTCCTGCGACGTGGCCGCCGCCATGATGGAGCCCCCCGGCGGCCCCGCCCTGGTCGAGGAATCCATCCTGGAGGCACTCGACTTCCGCCGCGCCATGCGCAAGGTCGACGCGGAGCTGGAAGAGTCCTGGTGGTTCAAGGTCTGGGGGCCGGACGAACTGGCCGAGGAAGGCATCGGCGAGCGCGAGGACTGGGTCCTGCGGGCCGACGAGCGCTGGCACGGCTTCGGGGAGCTCGCCCCCGGCTTCAATATGCTCGACCCCATCAAGGCGACGGTGATCACCCCCGGGGTCGATGTGGACGGCGATGTGGCGGACTGGGGCATCCCGGCCGCCATCGTCACCCGCTACCTGGTCGAGCACGGCATCATCGTGGAGAAGACGGGGCTGTATTCATTCTTCATCATGTTCACCATCGGCATCACCAAGGGCCGCTGGAACACCATGGTCACGGAGCTTCAGCAATTCAAGGACGACTATGACCACAACCGCCCCCTGTGGCGCATCATGCCCGACTTCGTCGCCCGCCAGCCGCGCTATGAGCGCATTGGCCTCAAGGACCTGTGCGACCAGATCCATGCCGTCTATCAGGAACACGACATCCCGCGCCTCACCACCGAGATGTATCTCTCCGAGATGGCCCCCGCCATGCGCCCGGCCGACGCCTTCGCGCGCATGGCCCACCGCGAGATCGACCGGGTCGAGATCGACCACCTCGAAGGCCGTATCACCGCCATCCTGCTGACCCCCTACCCGCCCGGCATCCCGCTGCTGATCCCCGGCGAGCGCTTCAATGCCACCATCGTGCGGTATCTCAAGTTCGCGCGCGCCTTCAACGACAAGTTCCCGGGATTCGAGACCGACATCCATGGGTTGGTCAAGGAGGGACTCAATGGGCATGTGCGCTATTATGTGGATTGTGTGCGGTGA
- a CDS encoding DUF808 domain-containing protein, which produces MAGSSLLALIDDIATVLDDISVMTKVAAKKTAGVLGDDLALNAEQVAGVRAERELPVVWAVAKGSLVNKAILVPAALAVSAIAPWAILPLLMLGGAYLSFEGFEKLAHRFLHAKSADANHHAALTRALQDPAVDLVTLERAKIKGAVRTDFVLSAEIIVITLGIVAAAPFLSQVTVLAGIAVIMTLGVYGLVAVIVKLDDAGLFLSRLTGAGHWSGFLRGLGRGLLAAAPQLMKVLSVVGTAAMFLVGGGIITHGIPAAHHLIEGVTHAAAAAPTLGAVLRPITPLLVDVLVGVLTGALVLLGVTLAGRLWAVIRRWGGSAMRSEKT; this is translated from the coding sequence ATGGCCGGCAGCAGCCTACTCGCACTGATCGACGATATCGCGACCGTCCTGGACGACATCTCGGTGATGACCAAGGTGGCGGCCAAGAAGACCGCCGGGGTCCTGGGGGACGACCTGGCCCTGAACGCCGAGCAGGTGGCCGGGGTGCGGGCGGAGCGGGAACTCCCGGTGGTCTGGGCGGTGGCCAAGGGGTCCCTGGTCAACAAGGCGATCCTGGTGCCGGCGGCGCTGGCGGTCAGCGCCATCGCCCCCTGGGCCATCCTGCCGCTGCTGATGCTGGGCGGGGCCTATCTGTCCTTTGAGGGGTTCGAGAAGCTGGCCCACCGGTTCCTGCACGCCAAGTCAGCGGACGCCAACCACCACGCCGCACTGACGCGCGCCCTCCAGGACCCGGCGGTCGATCTGGTGACCCTGGAGCGGGCCAAGATCAAGGGTGCGGTGCGCACCGATTTCGTCCTCTCCGCGGAGATTATCGTCATCACCCTGGGGATCGTGGCCGCCGCGCCCTTCCTCAGTCAGGTGACGGTGCTGGCGGGGATCGCGGTCATCATGACGCTGGGGGTCTATGGGCTGGTCGCCGTGATCGTCAAGCTGGACGATGCGGGGCTGTTCCTCAGCCGGTTGACCGGGGCGGGGCACTGGAGCGGATTCCTGCGGGGTCTGGGCCGGGGGCTCCTGGCCGCCGCCCCGCAATTGATGAAGGTGCTGTCGGTCGTCGGCACCGCGGCCATGTTTCTGGTGGGCGGCGGGATCATCACCCACGGCATCCCGGCCGCCCATCACCTGATCGAGGGGGTCACCCATGCGGCGGCCGCCGCACCGACGCTGGGCGCCGTGTTGAGGCCAATCACGCCGCTGCTGGTGGATGTCCTGGTCGGCGTGCTGACCGGGGCCCTGGTCCTTCTGGGCGTCACCCTGGCCGGTCGGCTGTGGGCGGTCATCCGGCGCTGGGGTGGGTCCGCGATGCGGTCCGAAAAAACCTGA
- a CDS encoding ATPase encodes MKFTVDEFRAWPHKCVTLLGMSGVGKTWLSDLLRRSDWFHYSGDYRIGTRYLDEPILDLVKAHAMRDPFLRDLLRSDWIFIRNNIKVMDLGPVLSFVGKLGNPESGGLPLPEFSRRQALYREAEIAAMGDVPDFIRKAKEIYGYANLVNDVGGSLCELEEPRVISLLAQHSLILYIRVPEADEIKLIKRAQADPKPLYYRPEFLTTAVADYLAARGLEYVAEIEPDDFTRWVFPRLFHSRVPRYEAIARPHGYTVSSQEVALIRDERDFLELLETAIARAGTRPEGAP; translated from the coding sequence ATGAAGTTCACCGTCGATGAATTCCGCGCCTGGCCCCACAAGTGCGTGACCCTGCTCGGCATGTCCGGGGTCGGCAAGACCTGGCTGTCCGACCTGCTGCGCCGCAGTGACTGGTTCCACTACTCCGGTGACTACCGCATCGGCACCCGTTATCTGGACGAGCCGATCCTGGACCTGGTGAAGGCCCACGCCATGCGCGACCCCTTCCTGCGCGACCTGCTGCGCAGTGACTGGATCTTTATTCGCAACAACATCAAGGTGATGGACCTGGGGCCCGTGTTGAGCTTCGTCGGCAAGCTCGGCAATCCGGAGTCGGGCGGGCTGCCGTTGCCGGAGTTCAGCCGTCGTCAGGCGCTCTACCGGGAGGCGGAGATCGCGGCCATGGGCGATGTGCCGGACTTCATCCGCAAGGCCAAGGAGATCTACGGCTACGCCAATCTGGTGAACGACGTGGGCGGGAGCCTGTGCGAACTGGAGGAGCCGCGCGTCATCTCGCTCCTGGCCCAGCACAGCCTGATCCTGTATATCCGGGTCCCGGAGGCGGACGAGATCAAGCTGATCAAGCGCGCCCAGGCCGATCCCAAGCCGCTCTATTATCGGCCGGAATTCCTCACGACCGCGGTCGCGGATTATCTGGCGGCGCGGGGGCTGGAGTATGTGGCGGAGATCGAGCCCGACGACTTCACCCGCTGGGTCTTTCCGCGGCTCTTTCACTCGCGCGTCCCCCGCTACGAGGCCATCGCCCGGCCCCATGGCTACACGGTGTCATCGCAGGAGGTGGCCCTGATCCGGGACGAACGGGACTTCCTGGAACTGTTGGAGACCGCCATCGCCCGCGCGGGGACGCGACCGGAAGGGGCACCGTAA
- the metA gene encoding homoserine O-succinyltransferase MetA, with amino-acid sequence MPIVAHNPLPTFAHLRAAGQQILDPDRARHQDIRELHIGLLNMMPDAALEATERQFFRLIGQSNQIAQFYVHPFTLDSLPRSESARAHIRRYYQPFARIREDGLDALIITGANVTGPDLSGEPFWKPLIEVVDWAWDNVSSTLCSCLATHAVLQFRYGQRRRHLGEKRWGVFPHRVVDRAHPLVGTVNTLFDVPHSRFNEISRPQFDTAGLPVLVESPEAGVHLAVSADGFRQVFFQGHPEYDTISLLKEYKREVKRYAAAERPDYPPFPEGYFTVQSRAILDEHAARLRAAMAQGREPPPLPEEHIVFRLDNTWHDTAEGVVGNWMGLIYQVTHSDRKLPFMDQIDPADPLGLRRRPAP; translated from the coding sequence ATGCCTATCGTCGCCCACAACCCCCTGCCCACCTTCGCCCACCTGCGCGCCGCGGGCCAGCAGATCCTGGACCCGGACCGGGCCCGCCATCAGGACATCCGGGAACTGCACATCGGGCTGCTGAACATGATGCCGGACGCCGCCCTGGAGGCCACCGAGCGCCAGTTCTTCCGGCTCATCGGCCAGAGCAACCAGATCGCCCAATTCTACGTCCACCCCTTCACCCTGGACTCACTCCCGCGCTCGGAATCGGCGCGCGCGCACATCCGCCGCTACTATCAGCCCTTCGCGCGCATCCGTGAGGACGGGTTGGACGCGCTCATCATCACGGGGGCCAATGTGACCGGCCCGGACCTGTCCGGTGAGCCCTTCTGGAAACCGCTGATCGAGGTGGTGGACTGGGCCTGGGACAACGTCAGTTCCACCCTCTGCTCCTGCCTCGCGACCCATGCCGTGCTCCAGTTCCGCTATGGTCAGCGGCGCCGCCACCTGGGTGAGAAGCGCTGGGGGGTCTTCCCGCACCGGGTGGTGGACCGGGCGCACCCCTTGGTGGGCACGGTCAACACCCTGTTCGATGTGCCCCATTCGCGGTTCAACGAGATCAGTCGCCCCCAGTTCGATACGGCCGGACTCCCGGTCCTGGTGGAGAGCCCGGAGGCCGGGGTCCACCTGGCGGTGAGTGCGGACGGGTTCCGGCAGGTGTTCTTCCAGGGCCACCCGGAGTACGACACCATCTCGCTGCTCAAGGAGTATAAACGCGAGGTCAAGCGCTATGCGGCGGCGGAGCGACCCGATTATCCGCCCTTCCCCGAGGGCTATTTCACCGTGCAATCGCGCGCCATCCTCGACGAGCACGCCGCACGCCTGCGCGCGGCCATGGCCCAGGGCCGCGAGCCACCACCCCTGCCGGAGGAGCATATCGTCTTCCGCCTGGACAACACCTGGCACGACACCGCCGAGGGGGTGGTGGGCAACTGGATGGGACTGATCTATCAGGTGACCCACAGCGACCGCAAACTGCCCTTCATGGACCAGATCGACCCGGCGGACCCCCTGGGGTTGCGGCGGCGGCCCGCGCCCTGA
- a CDS encoding sugar O-acetyltransferase, producing MKTEKDKMLAGEPYDPRDPRLCAERRRARLLFKALNDSRDDEEAQRARLIAELIPDAGPGIWIEPPFYCDYGSNIRLGARVYFNFNCVILDVAPVRIGSGVLFGPVVQVYTATHPLDAAQRRAGVESGRAISIGDDVWVGGGAIICPGVDIGAGSVIGAGSVVTGDIPAGVLAVGNPCRVIREL from the coding sequence ATGAAAACCGAAAAAGACAAAATGCTGGCCGGCGAGCCCTATGACCCGCGCGACCCGCGGCTCTGTGCCGAGCGCCGCCGGGCGCGGCTGCTGTTCAAGGCGCTGAATGACAGCCGCGACGATGAGGAGGCACAGCGCGCGCGCCTGATCGCGGAGTTGATCCCGGACGCGGGACCCGGCATCTGGATCGAGCCGCCCTTCTACTGCGACTATGGCAGCAACATCAGGCTCGGCGCCCGGGTTTACTTCAACTTCAACTGTGTGATCCTCGATGTCGCGCCGGTGCGGATCGGATCGGGCGTGCTCTTCGGCCCTGTCGTGCAGGTCTACACGGCGACCCACCCGCTCGACGCCGCGCAGCGTCGGGCGGGGGTCGAGTCGGGGCGGGCGATCAGCATCGGCGACGACGTTTGGGTCGGCGGCGGGGCCATCATCTGTCCCGGTGTCGACATCGGTGCCGGGTCTGTGATCGGGGCCGGCAGCGTGGTGACGGGGGACATTCCGGCGGGCGTGCTGGCGGTGGGCAACCCCTGTCGGGTCATTCGCGAACTCTGA
- a CDS encoding FAD-dependent oxidoreductase, whose product MTPSTKYDCLIVGAGVTGLALLYELARFTDLKRLGLLEKCDGAAQVNSHAQHNSQTIHCGDIETNYSLEKAGAVRRTASMVVNYASALPARERDRILFTMPKMVLGVGPQECAYIRRRYEVFKDLYPRMRLLERRAIADLEPNVALIDGTWRREEILATGTPDDYSAVDFAALAQSFSHACVRLDRTTDRQITQLFSTTVGRIHRAGPDYVLETNRGLLQARSVVVCAGGHSLLMAQQLGLGHDCACLPMAGSFYFAPEALNGKVYTVQNPRLPFAAVHGDHDIKERGKTRFGPTALMLPLLERRNRETVKEFFEVLRLDHQVLPTLRHLLRVPDLRHHLLRNVLSEVPGLNRRLFVREIRKIVPSLTAADITYAEGFGGVRPLLIDRAAGTLHLGEAKITNGDGIIFNLVPSPGGTSCLGNAETDMRTLACHLGAHIDEDAFARGLLMGYEDTRGDSDGAAVAQEEEQRALARAV is encoded by the coding sequence ATGACCCCTTCGACGAAGTATGACTGTCTGATCGTGGGCGCCGGCGTGACCGGTCTGGCCCTGCTCTATGAACTTGCCCGCTTCACTGACCTGAAACGCCTGGGTCTGCTGGAAAAATGCGACGGCGCGGCGCAGGTCAACTCCCACGCCCAGCACAACAGCCAGACCATCCACTGCGGCGACATCGAGACCAACTACAGCCTGGAGAAGGCGGGGGCGGTGCGGCGCACCGCCTCGATGGTGGTCAACTACGCAAGCGCCCTGCCCGCCCGGGAGCGCGACCGCATCCTCTTTACGATGCCCAAGATGGTGCTGGGCGTGGGCCCTCAGGAGTGCGCCTACATCCGCCGCCGCTACGAGGTCTTCAAGGACCTGTACCCGCGCATGCGGCTCCTGGAGCGCCGCGCCATCGCCGACCTGGAGCCCAATGTCGCCCTGATCGACGGGACCTGGCGGCGCGAGGAGATCCTCGCCACCGGCACCCCGGACGACTACAGCGCGGTCGACTTCGCCGCCCTCGCGCAGTCCTTCTCGCACGCCTGTGTGCGCCTGGACCGCACCACGGACCGGCAGATCACGCAACTGTTCTCCACCACCGTGGGGCGCATCCACCGCGCCGGCCCGGACTATGTGCTGGAGACCAACCGCGGCCTCCTGCAGGCGCGCTCGGTAGTGGTGTGCGCGGGCGGGCACTCGCTCCTGATGGCCCAGCAACTGGGCCTGGGCCACGACTGCGCCTGCCTGCCCATGGCCGGCTCCTTCTACTTCGCCCCCGAGGCCCTGAACGGCAAGGTCTATACGGTCCAGAACCCACGGCTGCCCTTCGCCGCCGTGCACGGCGACCACGACATCAAGGAGCGCGGCAAGACCCGCTTCGGACCCACCGCGCTCATGCTGCCGCTCCTGGAACGCCGCAACCGCGAGACCGTCAAAGAGTTCTTCGAGGTGCTGCGCCTCGACCATCAGGTCCTCCCCACGCTGCGCCACCTACTGCGGGTCCCGGACCTGCGCCACCACCTGCTGCGCAACGTCCTGTCCGAGGTCCCCGGGCTCAACCGGCGGCTCTTCGTGCGCGAGATCCGCAAGATCGTCCCCTCCCTCACCGCCGCCGACATCACCTATGCGGAGGGATTCGGCGGGGTGCGGCCCCTGCTGATCGACCGGGCGGCCGGCACCCTGCACCTGGGCGAGGCCAAGATCACCAACGGCGACGGGATCATCTTCAACCTGGTTCCCTCCCCCGGCGGCACCAGTTGCCTGGGCAACGCCGAGACCGACATGCGCACCCTGGCGTGCCACCTGGGGGCGCACATCGACGAAGACGCCTTCGCACGGGGCCTGCTGATGGGGTACGAGGACACGCGCGGGGACTCCGACGGCGCCGCGGTCGCGCAGGAGGAGGAGCAACGGGCGTTGGCCCGGGCCGTCTGA
- a CDS encoding antitoxin Xre/MbcA/ParS toxin-binding domain-containing protein, with protein sequence MRLSAAESDRVYRIAAAFEDAVRLFEGDQAAARAWLKAPAKALGGQPPLEYLRTETGAAEVRRLIGRLEQGVYT encoded by the coding sequence ATGCGGCTGTCCGCGGCCGAGAGCGATCGGGTCTATCGCATTGCCGCCGCCTTTGAAGATGCCGTGCGGCTGTTCGAGGGCGACCAAGCCGCGGCCCGTGCCTGGCTCAAGGCGCCGGCCAAGGCCCTGGGGGGACAGCCGCCGCTTGAGTACCTGCGTACCGAAACCGGAGCGGCCGAGGTGCGCCGTCTGATCGGCCGACTGGAGCAGGGTGTCTACACCTGA